From Lepisosteus oculatus isolate fLepOcu1 chromosome 8, fLepOcu1.hap2, whole genome shotgun sequence, one genomic window encodes:
- the rps4x gene encoding small ribosomal subunit protein eS4 isoform X2 — MARGPKKHLKRVAAPKHWMLDKLTGVFAPRPSTGPHKLRECLPLIIFLRNRLKYALTGDEVKKICMQRFIKIDGKVRTDITYPTGFMDVISIEKTGEHFRLIYDVKGRFTVHRITAEEAKYKLCKVKKIIIGTKGIPHLVTHDARTIRYPDPLIKVNDTVRIDLETGKITEFIKFDTGNLCMVTGGANLGRIGVITNRERHPGSFDVVHVKDSTGNSFATRLSNIFVIGKGNKPWVSLPRGKGIRLTIAEERDKRLAAKQGQ; from the exons ATG gCCCGAGGACCGAAGAAACATTTGAAGCGCGTCGCAGCTCCCAAGCACTGGATGCTGGACAAGCTCACGGGAGTTTTT GCTCCTCGCCCCTCAACTGGCCCCCACAAACTGAGGGAGTGCCTCCCCCTCATCATCTTCCTGAGGAACCGGCTGAAGTATGCCCTGACCGGAGACGAGGTGAAGAAGATCTGCATGCAGAGGTTCATCAAGATCGACGGCAAGGTGCGCACAGACATCACCTACCCCACCGGCTTCATGG ATGTCATCAGCATTGAGAAGACGGGAGAGCATTTCCGTCTGATCTACGATGTCAAGGGCCGCTTCACTGTTCACCGCATCACGGCTGAGGAAGCCAAG TACAAGCTGTGCAAAGTGAAGAAGATCATTATCGGCACCAAGGGCATTCCCCACTTGGTGACCCATGATGCCCGCACCATCCGGTACCCTGACCCCCTCATCAAGGTGAACGACACCGTCAGGATTGACCTGGAGACGGGCAAGATCACAGAGTTCATCAAGTTCGACACAG GTAACCTGTGCATGGTGACTGGGGGTGCTAACTTGGGCCGAATTGGTGTGATCACCAACAGGGAGAGGCACCCTGGGTCTTTTGATGTGGTCCATGTCAAGGACAGCACTGGAAACAGCTTTGCCACCAGGCTGTCCAACATTTTTGTGATTGGCAAG GGTAACAAGCCGTGGGTGTCTCTGCCCCGCGGAAAGGGTATCCGCCTCACCATTGCTGAAGAGAGGGACAAGAGGCTGGCAGCCAAGCAGGGGCAGTAA
- the rps4x gene encoding small ribosomal subunit protein eS4 isoform X1, with protein sequence MSAHVMKPVYVSSPAMARGPKKHLKRVAAPKHWMLDKLTGVFAPRPSTGPHKLRECLPLIIFLRNRLKYALTGDEVKKICMQRFIKIDGKVRTDITYPTGFMDVISIEKTGEHFRLIYDVKGRFTVHRITAEEAKYKLCKVKKIIIGTKGIPHLVTHDARTIRYPDPLIKVNDTVRIDLETGKITEFIKFDTGNLCMVTGGANLGRIGVITNRERHPGSFDVVHVKDSTGNSFATRLSNIFVIGKGNKPWVSLPRGKGIRLTIAEERDKRLAAKQGQ encoded by the exons gCCCGAGGACCGAAGAAACATTTGAAGCGCGTCGCAGCTCCCAAGCACTGGATGCTGGACAAGCTCACGGGAGTTTTT GCTCCTCGCCCCTCAACTGGCCCCCACAAACTGAGGGAGTGCCTCCCCCTCATCATCTTCCTGAGGAACCGGCTGAAGTATGCCCTGACCGGAGACGAGGTGAAGAAGATCTGCATGCAGAGGTTCATCAAGATCGACGGCAAGGTGCGCACAGACATCACCTACCCCACCGGCTTCATGG ATGTCATCAGCATTGAGAAGACGGGAGAGCATTTCCGTCTGATCTACGATGTCAAGGGCCGCTTCACTGTTCACCGCATCACGGCTGAGGAAGCCAAG TACAAGCTGTGCAAAGTGAAGAAGATCATTATCGGCACCAAGGGCATTCCCCACTTGGTGACCCATGATGCCCGCACCATCCGGTACCCTGACCCCCTCATCAAGGTGAACGACACCGTCAGGATTGACCTGGAGACGGGCAAGATCACAGAGTTCATCAAGTTCGACACAG GTAACCTGTGCATGGTGACTGGGGGTGCTAACTTGGGCCGAATTGGTGTGATCACCAACAGGGAGAGGCACCCTGGGTCTTTTGATGTGGTCCATGTCAAGGACAGCACTGGAAACAGCTTTGCCACCAGGCTGTCCAACATTTTTGTGATTGGCAAG GGTAACAAGCCGTGGGTGTCTCTGCCCCGCGGAAAGGGTATCCGCCTCACCATTGCTGAAGAGAGGGACAAGAGGCTGGCAGCCAAGCAGGGGCAGTAA